In Diadema setosum chromosome 2, eeDiaSeto1, whole genome shotgun sequence, the DNA window cataattttcgttaaaaacataacaaattataatattttcatattttactgGATGGTTTCCAAAATTCCCTACCTAATTTGTAGATTAGTATCATAGGAAACCAGTAAAGGGATTTCAGATAATCATCTCCTttcactgctgagaaatttaaTAATTGTGAGTCATCTCCGTTTTGTCCGTGTAGTCCCACATGATGATTTTTCTGTGGTATGGTGCACAAACGCATATTTTGACACTACTAGGTCCgtagaatttcattttttttttatgatgaaactttttttttctgcaatggTTTGATGAAATTGAATATGTTTGAATTAAATAACATGAGTTTTGACTTAAATACATGTTCATAATAATAAAGACACAAAATGTAGCTTAGGGTAAAACAAAACTGGCAATTTCGTACGGGGTAAACATTCAACTCTAGTGTCGCGTGTACGCTTTATATACATAATAGAACGAGGCAACACTACACTCTTTCACACAGAATATTCGCAGTAACAAACTCTGCTCAAACAACTCGTATactcgttgttgttgctgctgttgttaaCTCCATCATTTTCCTTTTGCCAGCGAGATTTATATTAGAATGAAACTGAGGGGGTAAGGACGGCTTAGTCGGGTAAAAGTTTGTATAGATGTTTCTAGAGAACATGTTCTTTGAGTGACGCCACTGCAGAAATCAAATGCAAACCGCAGTTTCGTTtaaagtgtttgaaattttaaACTCTATCGACTATCGATTGCTACATAGGATGTTATGTTTGTGGCACCAGAGACTATACACGTAACCATAGAGGCATGGGGCTACTCCCCGCAGCCTGTAAACAGTGGTCCCTGGAGTTTTGGCTCCATCTTCCGTTCGCCAAATTGGCCAGATTAAGATGTCATGATTCACAACTCCGCCCGGATCTTTCCCGCGTGTTTTGGGGTCTCGCTTCTGCCCTCGACGCTTTGTTTTGAGTGTTCATCAATGTCCAATTTCAGAGATGTAAGAGGCGTTACATCTAATGCTTTGCGCAAATGTTTATTTCCCGTTGAAACATGATACGGGAGAAAATCTAGTGCGATTTTTCGATCCTCTAATCGCCCACTGCCAAATCTCCGAAACAAGAtattgagtttcttttttttttattccctaACCTTTTCTTCTGTGTTGATATTACTTTTCTACTCCAATATTCAAGGGATTATATTTCGTGATAACAAttttaaagtaaaacaaatcgaATGAAAATTCAACgcagaaaaaaaatctattgaTTGCGTTCTCTTAGTAAGTAAGGGCCTACTTTTCGTGACTGCTCGTCCTTGGGTTGTTAATAATGTTTCCATCTGTGTCTATCTCTATGTATaattctctctctatctctccgttctctctttctctctcgatgtagtatatatatatataatatatatatataatatatatatatatatatatatatatatatatatatatatatatatacatacatacatatatatatatatatatatatatatatatatatacatacatacatatatatatatatatatatatatatatatatatatatatatatatatatacatgtaatgagtaAAGCGTATGAATTACTTCAATTCTGCGATTCATTTCTCTTCAAGCTGTatagattatgataataaaCAGAACAGAATTGCATATGTTTGTAGCAGTCCATATACTTCTCGGTAAAGGTAACTGGACACTATAGTTGTGAGCGCAAACCATTCTATTTCCCTCAGACTCTATGGGGGTCGGGGTCAgcacttaaagggatgatatagtttgggttgagatggggaattcagattttaactttttgtgagatggcTAGAAACCAtgacttatgaaatattaaagattaCAAGTGAAGTCAAactttatttgttgaaaatcggtcgtgaaatggctgacatatccaaaagcAACGCAAAACAAAGTAGTCATAACAAAAGGtgtgtcccaccttttattaggtcttctttttttaatatctcagctatttcaaaactgattttcagcaaataaactttgacttcctcctaaaattgtatgttctttgaTATTAGATAAGAGTTTCTAATTATCTAACAAATTggtggaaacctgaagccccatcttaaccaaaactatactatccctttcaTGTCGGTCAGTCTCATTTTCCGCTGTGACAAGAGGTTGGAGCCTCTCACTTGCCTCCCTGGTTCTGACGAGTATTCGACGAGAAAAAAATAAGGCTCCCTCTAACGTTATAATTTTGTCATGCGACTaaatagggctcacacctgtaaataaaatggaatgtcccagtccctttcacaaattcgtacccgaaagataccaaaataaatgaaaagaaaaattagttaaaaatcagtgatgcagtttggcaaaaaaaatgaatagctgtagatattgagtatgaattcctctacaaactgcattttggttggaagatgaaagcttttctgatggaatttgaggggactatttCATTGGCTGCATGTAccgaaaataggtgattttttgagtgacaagaactcgtagtctggctttgcggacccttggacagagtttgagccgaagaacctgCCTTGAAAATTtaatggatgaaagggtatatctcacttattcaggttagtgaataTGAAACACCttatttctcccagctattttacagaattttttgaaatttgaattttaacacaggTCTCTATGGGGatttatttacccgtgtgagcccaaTAGTGTGTATTAATTTGTATGTTGTGACGTGCATTCCTTTCGTATCCATGTAAGTAGGCGTGTATAGATGATATTCAGCCGTATGTGCAGGAGTAGACGTATGCACAGAGCTAGTAGCTCCACATCGTATAGATGTTACCACCTGTTTCAGCACGAAAGTTATCCGCCCTAATCACAAGCGAAGGCCCAGCTTGATCTCTTGCCTTGTCCAACTTTCCCCTTCCGATAGTCCGGTCTCTGCACAAATCAGCATTCCAAGTTTTTTGGCGGAAGCGACTAATCAAAGCGATGGTAGTAGGTGCCAGTGAACTACACCTACTTCCACCGCTTCCCAtattctctctccccccccccccgtttccaTCTCATCCCTTTCTTCCTCGTTCTTTCCAATATATCTTCTACTTCATGACGAAATGCACATACCATACGAACACATACGAACACAAATCATTCTTACGAATATTACAGGTCATTGCTTtaagatcataattatatctatatatcgTGGTCATCAATGGTTAATATTATGAAAGTCTGTTGAAGATATAATGGCAGAGACATCCATTCACCAACTTAGGTAACATTCCATCAAAACAGCAGGCCGAGGAAAACAGCATGGTACTGAGGAAATTTATCCATATTATTTCGTAGTGTCGAGAAGCCCAGATGTCGCACTAGACATGTTTGCAAATGTAGCACTTGACCCCTACCTCCTCCCGTTCCCCTGCGCCTTACAGTGATAATCCTTTCCTTCCTTCTTCTTGCCTCTGAATGTTCCCGAACTCGCACACcaacatacacacgcacacacaaaacacacacacaccctcgtAAAAGTGACAAGCACCTACTCATTCATTCACTCTTTCACcactcatccccccccccccccccccccccggatggGGAGAAGATAGAGTACCGTCTGCCTTGGAACGTTGGTGTAACGAAGTATGAAGTTTACACGAATTACTTCCCCTTCCTCTGAAGACGCCAAGTGGAGTGTGTTTTGCACGCGATGTTGTCTTTAATATCAAAAAAGAGTGATGACGAGGGTTAGTCTACCGCTGTCAGACTCTGCggtgaatgaaaaaagttgcGTTTAAGTGAGGATAAGTGCACGTGTGTGTACCTATAATTGTGATAGAAACAGAACAGAAAAATGCCGGTATCCATattaaagacaaaaatgaaagaatcgACTATTGCACTTGACTTATAATTCTAGTTTATTATTACAAatggatgttttctttcaattcTGAACGGTACTCTGCATTAGACCGTCGGGAAACATAACAATGACATCAAAACAATACACTTCTTCTTTGGAATTCGATTACTATATCTTACAGTATTTCGAGTAACTAAAGTAGTGATGATTTAAACAatcataataatagtagtaaggataatcatcatcatcatcatcatcatcatcgtcatcatcatcatcatcatcatcatcatcatcatcatcatcatcatcaacgcATGTAGTCTTATTTACCACGGGTAACCTAATTTGACCAGTGTTACCATTGTTGCCAttggtaacttttttttctttttctttttttttttttttttttggcctggtAGCCACTTACACCTGGGTCACGCCCGTGCAGGGACTAAATCTTGGCTGAATTCGAACCCACGAGCTGGCGATTACAAATAGCCCTTTCCACCACGTCCactcagggaggtgagacttcCCTGGTCCAGTATGCTCCCACTTAAAGATGACACAGGAATCCAGTACCAGGGAGGCGGtgcgtctcacctccctgcttgtaCAGACGGATTATTGAACTGTACAATCTGTGCACAAAATTTGGATCATTTCAAGCTCTCACACGATGGCCGGATTTATGATTACAGATGTACATTCTTGCTTCAATCACGATTTGTCTGTCGCTTGAATGCTGTAGgacggtttttttttattattattgcacTCGCAATAAAAGTAGAGTTATAGGATAGgggtagacagatagataaatgataTGAAAGTAGAAAGGGGTAATGGTAGGAATTTGGGACTTATAACGACAGTACAGTGATAGCAGTGGTAGTAATAGttgtagtatagtagtagtagtagtagtagtagtagtagtagtagtagtagtagtgatagaaatagtaatagtaatactGTAGTAGCAGTGGCATTTACGAGGGTCTTTATTACAATACGTAAATGTGAGAAGCCAGAAATGAACATACACTTTCCTTTAACTCTGTGGAcgcttcattttcttcattcaatCTTCCAAGTAGTATCactcttccttttccttttctttgacTTGTTTATTGCGGCGTTTTCTTGATACTgcgaaatttaaaatgcaattaTCCCCATATCTAGGCAGATAGAGATCTAATAAATTCTGTCCGCTTTTCCGGAGACAGATGGTTAACGGTTTTGCGCATGGCTACGAGCAGAATGACTTTGTGAATGGAAATTGAATCTCGTAATTTCATCAAGACGTGGAAGATGGTTTTCCTCATTCAAATAACGAAGCTTCTTCCTTATCACTTCAAGCACGTCGAACAACCAATCATAATCTCGTATGTCTCGTACGCCCAGTGCTCTTATCACTTTTAATGCTACCATAAGCAAGCCCAAGAATGCCTAATTTTCCAATATGCTTTCGACGCACTTCGTAAATTAAATGAGACCACACTATTATAGGCCGTGCAATGCTCAAAATTGTTGATTGCACTTATTTTGAACTTTACGTAATCTTTATGCAATTGGTTTGGTGTCAATTTCTGTCATCCGGAAATACCGAAATCTTGCTTTGACACTGTTCGTTTTATAGTTCTCTAATGAATCCACGTAAATTGATATTCCGGATAGCAATATTCAACGTGATTTTTGATTTTATCCACATTATCACATGTTAATTGCATTTTCATAACGTATTACTGAAAGTTGTATATTATCACGACTGGTAAATCTCTAATCAAAGGATAAATCCCtttcatgcattttgaaatAGCCGGAATTCTGTCGGGGAGACGGGCTACCCAGTTTGATAACCTCTGCCCGGAGACTGATAAAAAGTTACTTTAGTGTCAATGACACCTGGAAGATTGAAGAGTGAGGGTGATTTTTATGTGGTTGTGTCGCGGAGACCCCTCCCTTCTCTATGGGTGACTTATCAGTGGTAACGACGCCGCGGCACAGTGGTAGCGAGGCTGCAGCTCAGTGGACAAGACAAGTGGTTCGAGTTCCCGGCTAAGACGGCTGTGCCCCAAGGCAAGATACTTTATCCTCATCTCCTAGCCCTGCAGCAGTCGGGAATGTGGTTATTTGCTTACTGGTATTTGTTGCTTTCCCATCACTGGACAGTCATACAGTACAAACCATTGataatttatattcaaatacagTATGTATCCACGAAACACGCTTTTAAATATCTGTGGAGAAGGTAAATACCAAAACGcagcaaacataaaaacaaaacgaaacaggAAGATGCTATCCAACTTGCTCAAATGATTATCAACACAAGAGGAGGGTGGAACGACATACTTATGTTGTCTTAAAATTAAGAATGCGCAGTATCTCACTGTTATATGCCAGTCCAGAGTTAGCAGTGGTCTGCAATAACCTCTGAGCACAGATTTTTAAATCATGGATTGATCTTTGCATAAGAAGAGCAGTTGAAAGCAGCCACGGAAAGTGCTAATTTTAACACTTGAAGGTGTTGTATGAATCTTTGATTTGGTTGAAAACACTTAATATCTGTGCATTTCGCTATCATGCATCTTGTTcaattattatatgaataattATACGTTTTCATGAAGACCTATTTCCGAAAATACCTGTTACAAATAAGATTAAAGAGTACGGTCTGCATTGACCTGTGTGTGCACATACTCAGATTGTAACTGAAAATTGGCTTATTCAAACGGtagttttcatttttatctaaTAGTGACTCTCCAGCCAATTTACATCATATTTCAATGCTTCTGAAAATCGAAACGAGCTCTTTTGATAGTCAGTTTAACTCTAACACTATTGCGTTGATGAGAATGAATACCTCTACAACATAGTACACTTAATTTTGAGGCTAGATACATTTCCTTTAAGACTAGGGGGACTTCATAAAATTTGTTTCGGCGTAAGTTCATAAACCACGTGACATTTCCGAGTGGAGCATGTAAAACCGTAGTATAATGTATTTCTTGAGGTTCTCTACGTGGTGTTTCAGtaggacccctccccccccccccaaaaaaaaaaaaataataataataataataattataaataaaaaaaaataagtaaataaataaataaatgaaaaaataaaaaatgaaaaataaaaaaaaaacaacaacacacaaacaaacacacaaaggaCTGAAGTGAAATAAGTTGATTTGCTTAGATATGAACACTACATACGGGAAAACTTTCgtgtattttatcttttttttttgttttttgttttttgttggttggttatttgtttgtttgttttggttttatttttttttttctcaacacgTGTGTCTACGGAGGATTCTACTGACGGGTGTGAAACCTGAGCAATGGCATATGTGTATGAAGGTGGCGCtatttcaaaataaagatcaaggAGCCATAACCGACCTCGTCACAACTAAAACACGTTTTGGGACTGGGATTACAGCAAAAACATTCAGCTACCCTGTATACTCATACCggaatacaatgtacttaaaTTACTTATCGCATGAATCAATACAACTTCAATTATTTCcttaaagaaaaagagatgatAGAACAAATCGCACGAGGAAATCAATATTGtcaccatattttttttatttgaacatAATAAGTGCAAAATAATAAACAGACTACACGTACTATTCCTGCACACTCACAGGAACGTCTGATTTTGTTTCTAAAATGAGTGCAAGATGGTTTTATCAAAACATAAAATTCATGGAAACATCCTTCAACGATTTAAACGAGAAACGGGTAAGATTTCTCACTtatcatatacatattattattatttttttttttttggggggggggggcgtcgcCTACACGTACTTCATATGTACATTCTTAAAGGAATTTTTCCGATACATTACGCAAACTGCGCACATGACCTGTGTATTAAAATTTCCGTTTTGTCTATAAATCTTTGTGATCATTCATATTCGTGATTCATTATGAAAACAAGAAAGTGTGTGCTGAGATTGTATGTACACTACAAGCTGTAATATTAGTTCCTTCTTTCGAATTGGCTTGTATcgaacacacacatactcccTTTCTGATGAAGGACTACTGAACCAGACATAGTACTTAGGATATTCGAAAAATACGATAAACAAAATAAGGTTATGTGTAATATAGTACTCCCTATAATGGCATATAATTTGTAAACTCCTGTCAACTTTCAAAACGTGACATAGCATCTATATAGGTTTTTCCTGCATTTAAACTATCAATAGACATACAACCACtgtatattcacacacacatacacacatacccaTACGCACACACATTACACTCATGCACAGTAAATTTAACATCACTACCCATGAGCCTATCGAGACAGAAGAACTTTTGCAATGAAGATAAATCGTATGTGTCGAATATAAATCATATTTCAATCATTTAAGTATGCTGACCTCCGATGCCTTCAATATCTTTATTGTCCTCTCACACACAAGTCAAGTTTTCGTTCACCACTTTCTGCAGCTTGAAGAAAGACAAAGATGAAAAATAACGAACAAGCATAAATCATCACCTCCTACCTTCAAGGATAATATCGAGTATTTCATTAGCAGAATATCCAAAAAGTTCGTAATCCATCTTGTAGTAGTCTACGAGACGATGTATGAGATTCGTCGGTACCTTGGCGTACGCTTCTACCAGCCGGTCACGTGACCTGGAACTGTGCACTTCCGGAAAGGTGACAACGGAAGAGAGATTGAAGTGATTGATGACGTAGGGGCCATCATATTGCAGAGTCTCGTAATGTCCGAGAAAGGTGTAGTCAATTTGACAGGGTGACGTAAATCTGCTCACTGGCAGCCAGTGGTCAGTTTGTTGGGTCATCGTGGCTTTTGGACCATTGTCCGTGATGAACCGGATGAATTCGTCAAACCGGATGGGAGTTTTGAAAGGATATGTTAGTTTGTCGGTTGATGCGTTACGATAGCGTTTCACCATGACGCTGCCGAATTTTCTCTCCCAGCTGGCTCTCTCTGGACCCAATACAAACTTATCTAAGTAGGCAGACAACGCTCTTTCCAGCGGTTCTCGCACGAACAGGACCTTGGCGTAGTTTCGCCATCTTCTCATGACGTCGTAGGCATCGTGTATCGTGTTCATTTTCAGAAAACGACCCGGTTTGGCGCGCTTGTCATCCTGATACAGAGCCGACATGATGGACTTCCAAGTGGTACAGGACACTTTTGGCGCGAAACAGAAGAGCAGACGATACTTATCGCTGGCCAGGAAATGCACGGTGGTTTCCCAGGATACGGGCGGGAGATTCCTGTTCTGGCCCAGGCGGTTGCACGCTTGGTTGAGAATCTGCCTGCGCCTAAATTGTACAGCTTCGACGTCGTACCTATCATCGCCTTCGATATCGTGCCCATCGTTGACTTTAATATCGTGCCCATCGTTGACTTCAATATCGTGTCCATCGTCGACTTTGATGTCTTCTGCCTGAAAACCACAGTGACGAAACACAAGGAGTTGACATTTCATATTAGAAAACGTGTTGATGACAGATACTTGCCTGAAATATGATTTGTGGGGTCATTATTAGTGTAAACATGTTCACATTGTAGCATTGTTGTCAGTTGACATGCTGACTGGTAGTCTGTAGAAAAATATGAGAGGCCACTTTACAAGCTCCACTGGATATCGCATTTTACTGTTTCTTTCAGaggtaaaatgaaaaatactttAAGACAAATAGAGAGCGTCGGTTAAAAAGCCTGTCATTCGGCCACTTACTGACGTAAATCGAATCTCATGATAGATATGTTTCAGACAGTGTGTACACGGTGGTTTGCACGTATTATAGTCATTTACATATAAGGCAAGTCTCGAGCAAGCTTCCTGGTTCCAGGTGATGTTTAATAGAAAGTTATCTATATCTAAAAAGCTGGTAAGCCCAGTCTATTCCGCTTACTTCACTTGATGTGAAGGTTGCACAGATGAAAACgcacaatgtacactgtataatcaTTGCCAAGACAATTTCCATTTAAGTTTTCAACTTAGTCGGCAAATCAATCATGTTATTAATATTACTGTCATGTATACCTTCATAACATCTTGATCACTAGAAAGATAACAGGACGCTGTTCGACATATTATTGGTTGCATATAtacccacatacatacatattcaggTATTCACGTACAATAGTAAACCGGCACTAAAGCATGGATAGTATTTGTACCATTATCTCCTCATGAGCTGATATCTGGTGTGCGTACCACGGGTAGAATAAAGAATACCAGTTGTGTATACCTTGGGTAGATAAACGAttaaaatttttatttcattcgcTCGTCTTTGACAAAATCGAATGAGCAGAAACACTCACCTTGCCTGTCTCAGAAGAACTCCAGGGCGACTCAGAGGGGGATTTATCCTAtggattaaaaaataaaaatcacatgGAAATGTAGATGAAAGGTTAACAAATAGTAATTTTGCAGTGAAATCACAGAATTTGAATTACTATATTATGACCACAGATactagttcatttttttttaagtggcgggggggggggggaggggctggcTTCTCCCGAGCATTTCATAATAAACGTGTGGCTTACATGGCCAGGCAACAGGTTATGATACACTGCCGTTACTCCGGAGATGACATTACCCCCAAAATTATATCATCGATTACTTTTGAAAGAACTTATATAATCCGCTATGTCAAATGCGAAAGATTGTtctctttatcattatcattattgccttTGAGCAACGTCCcatttctc includes these proteins:
- the LOC140239805 gene encoding carbohydrate sulfotransferase 14-like encodes the protein MSRMSAQRVTTILLIVITSSVLIFTFKSSSISDQDRGKEPVNAPDLYEDEDQGNQGQEEKVMQRAEDIKVDDGHDIEVNDGHDIKVNDGHDIEGDDRYDVEAVQFRRRQILNQACNRLGQNRNLPPVSWETTVHFLASDKYRLLFCFAPKVSCTTWKSIMSALYQDDKRAKPGRFLKMNTIHDAYDVMRRWRNYAKVLFVREPLERALSAYLDKFVLGPERASWERKFGSVMVKRYRNASTDKLTYPFKTPIRFDEFIRFITDNGPKATMTQQTDHWLPVSRFTSPCQIDYTFLGHYETLQYDGPYVINHFNLSSVVTFPEVHSSRSRDRLVEAYAKVPTNLIHRLVDYYKMDYELFGYSANEILDIILEGRR